The following are encoded together in the Actinomycetota bacterium genome:
- a CDS encoding DNA translocase FtsK 4TM domain-containing protein, with translation MTAKGGVKRSRPSGKSGGAGKKASGAAKGSGGKRGRSGEKGLPRNLREIYGVAIITLGVLFFLAFFLEALGPVGRGLDLFFSYLMGRVRFVLPFVSPVLGLALLLGRIGEMAEEGRWRITWVELAGMVIMVMAACALLHLRAGSVEAMFTRESLEKGGGLMGAVVAWPLVKLFSRAGAYVLLTAMFLVGFLLLTGLTISKYFQERVEKRKRERAQRRAAGAAAAGTRSGEERERKARPKTKGVETAAAGEREAVPALTPIPPRPPEAATDDSAAAVTVEEGGQMAIEVPVEASRSYRLPPLELLARSGERSSLSRRSVNESIAVLEKTLRDFGVDAAVTTVTRGPTVSRFEVELGSGVKVNRVLSLSDDIAYALASPDIRIITPIPGKSAIGIEIPNRERDLVTLGDILSTPQARRSRSPLKVGLGMDVSGQPVVVDLRDMPHLLLAGATGTGKSCCINAMIASVLMASPPSEVRMMMIDPKYVELSHFNGIPHLLAPVITDPKKASAALAWVVREMELRYQVLSRAGVKNIQAYRSALKEGLEKEKDERGERAFPDLYYILVVIDELADLMMVAPSEVEDSIARIAQMARAVGIHLVVATQRPSVDVVTGLIKANMPSRIAFTVASQADSRVILDTGGAEKLVGHGDMLFLPAGSSKPMRVQGSYVSEREITAVVAYVKRQKQAEYREEIMEEATGERKEQAREDELLEEAIEIVVRSGVASASLLQRKLRVGYARAARLVDLMEEIGVVGGYEGSKPRAVLMTVEELEERKRRQGDGEGGA, from the coding sequence ATGACCGCGAAAGGCGGCGTAAAGAGAAGTAGACCGTCGGGAAAGAGCGGCGGAGCGGGGAAGAAGGCCTCTGGGGCCGCGAAGGGCTCGGGCGGCAAACGGGGCCGTTCCGGCGAGAAGGGGCTTCCGAGAAACCTCAGGGAGATCTACGGCGTCGCCATCATCACCCTCGGCGTCCTTTTCTTCCTCGCCTTTTTCCTCGAGGCGCTGGGGCCGGTGGGACGCGGGCTGGACCTCTTCTTCTCCTACCTCATGGGTAGAGTGCGTTTCGTGCTCCCCTTCGTTTCCCCGGTACTGGGACTGGCGCTGCTGCTGGGGAGGATAGGGGAGATGGCCGAGGAAGGCCGCTGGCGCATCACCTGGGTGGAGCTTGCGGGCATGGTCATCATGGTGATGGCGGCATGCGCCCTGCTGCACCTGCGAGCGGGAAGCGTGGAGGCCATGTTCACCCGCGAGAGCCTGGAGAAGGGAGGCGGCCTCATGGGGGCGGTGGTGGCGTGGCCGCTGGTGAAGCTCTTCAGCAGGGCGGGAGCCTACGTGCTGCTGACGGCGATGTTCCTGGTAGGTTTCCTGCTGCTCACCGGCCTGACCATATCCAAGTATTTCCAGGAGAGGGTGGAGAAGAGGAAGAGGGAGCGCGCGCAGCGGAGGGCCGCCGGTGCCGCCGCGGCCGGGACGAGGAGCGGAGAGGAGAGGGAGAGGAAGGCGAGGCCGAAGACGAAGGGCGTGGAAACGGCGGCGGCCGGGGAGAGGGAGGCGGTACCGGCGTTGACCCCCATACCGCCAAGGCCCCCGGAGGCAGCCACCGATGATTCCGCCGCCGCAGTAACGGTGGAGGAAGGGGGCCAGATGGCCATCGAGGTCCCCGTGGAGGCCTCCAGGTCCTACCGCCTCCCGCCCCTGGAGCTGCTGGCGAGGTCGGGGGAACGCAGCTCCCTTTCCCGCCGCAGCGTGAACGAGAGCATCGCAGTGCTGGAGAAGACGCTGCGAGATTTCGGAGTGGACGCCGCGGTGACCACGGTGACGCGGGGTCCCACCGTCTCCAGGTTCGAGGTGGAGCTGGGTTCCGGCGTGAAGGTGAACCGCGTGCTCAGCCTGAGCGACGACATCGCCTACGCCCTGGCCTCCCCGGACATCAGGATCATAACCCCCATTCCCGGCAAGTCGGCCATCGGCATCGAGATCCCCAATCGCGAGAGGGACCTGGTCACCCTGGGAGACATCCTGAGCACGCCGCAGGCCCGCCGCTCCCGGTCCCCCCTAAAGGTGGGGCTGGGCATGGACGTCTCCGGCCAGCCCGTCGTCGTCGACCTGCGTGATATGCCGCACCTCCTGCTCGCCGGGGCCACGGGCACGGGCAAGAGCTGTTGCATCAACGCCATGATCGCCTCCGTGCTCATGGCGTCGCCGCCGAGCGAGGTGCGCATGATGATGATAGACCCCAAGTACGTGGAACTCTCGCATTTCAACGGCATACCTCACCTGCTGGCGCCGGTCATCACCGATCCCAAGAAGGCGTCGGCGGCCCTGGCCTGGGTGGTGCGGGAGATGGAGCTGCGCTACCAGGTGCTCTCCCGGGCCGGGGTGAAGAACATCCAGGCCTACCGTTCGGCCCTCAAGGAGGGGCTGGAGAAGGAGAAGGACGAGCGCGGGGAGAGGGCCTTTCCGGACCTCTATTACATCCTGGTGGTCATCGACGAGCTCGCGGACCTCATGATGGTGGCCCCCTCAGAGGTGGAGGACTCCATCGCCAGGATCGCCCAGATGGCTCGCGCGGTGGGCATACACCTGGTGGTGGCCACGCAGAGGCCGTCCGTGGACGTGGTGACCGGGCTCATCAAGGCGAACATGCCCTCCCGCATCGCCTTCACCGTGGCCAGCCAGGCGGACTCGCGGGTGATCCTGGACACCGGCGGGGCGGAGAAACTGGTGGGGCACGGCGACATGCTCTTCCTGCCCGCGGGGAGCTCCAAACCCATGAGGGTGCAGGGTTCCTATGTCTCGGAGAGAGAGATAACCGCCGTGGTCGCTTACGTGAAACGCCAGAAGCAGGCGGAGTACCGCGAGGAGATCATGGAGGAGGCGACGGGCGAGAGAAAGGAACAGGCCCGCGAGGACGAGCTCCTGGAGGAGGCCATCGAGATCGTGGTGAGGTCGGGCGTGGCCTCGGCTTCGCTGCTGCAGAGGAAGCTGCGCGTGGGATACGCGCGCGCGGCGAGGCTCGTGGACCTCATGGAGGAGATCGGCGTGGTAGGGGGTTACGAGGGGAGCAAGCCCAGGGCGGTACTCATGACCGTCGAGGAACTGGAGGAGAGGAAACGGCGGCAGGGGGATGGGGAGGGAGGGGCGTAG
- a CDS encoding 4-hydroxy-tetrahydrodipicolinate reductase — MRVGVCGAGGRMGREVCRAVSAEPDLELVCAVDPAWEGRRLAEMVPGLPGELMVTADPRELVKNGVEAVVDFSLAEAARENVAYALSQGIHCVVGTTGLSEEDLEGFAREAEGKGVACLVAPNFAVGAVLMMDLARRASRFMEACEIVELHHAAKLDAPSGTARLTARLVGEGGDAETRAVADGGARGLEINGIRVHSVRLPGLVAHQEVIFGSQGQTLTIRHDSYDRSSFMPGVILALRRIREFRGLVLGLDRLMGL, encoded by the coding sequence ATGAGGGTAGGCGTTTGCGGAGCTGGCGGACGTATGGGCAGGGAGGTCTGCCGGGCGGTGTCCGCGGAGCCGGACCTGGAGCTCGTATGCGCCGTTGACCCGGCGTGGGAGGGGAGGCGACTAGCGGAGATGGTGCCCGGCCTCCCGGGGGAATTGATGGTAACCGCGGATCCAAGGGAGCTGGTGAAGAACGGCGTGGAGGCGGTGGTGGATTTCTCCCTCGCCGAGGCGGCCAGGGAGAATGTGGCCTACGCCCTCTCGCAGGGGATCCATTGCGTGGTGGGAACGACGGGCTTGTCCGAGGAGGACCTGGAGGGGTTCGCAAGGGAGGCGGAGGGAAAGGGGGTCGCGTGCCTGGTGGCCCCGAACTTCGCCGTGGGGGCGGTGCTGATGATGGATCTCGCCCGCCGGGCCAGCCGTTTCATGGAGGCGTGCGAGATCGTCGAGCTCCACCATGCCGCGAAGCTGGACGCCCCCTCGGGAACGGCACGCCTGACCGCGCGCCTGGTGGGCGAAGGCGGGGATGCGGAGACCCGTGCGGTCGCCGACGGGGGCGCGCGTGGCCTGGAGATCAACGGAATACGCGTGCATTCCGTGCGCCTCCCGGGACTGGTTGCGCACCAGGAAGTGATCTTCGGGAGCCAGGGGCAGACCCTGACCATACGCCACGACTCGTACGACCGCTCCTCTTTCATGCCCGGGGTGATACTGGCCCTGCGCCGCATCCGTGAGTTCCGGGGCCTGGTGCTGGGACTCGACAGGCTCATGGGCCTGTGA
- a CDS encoding insulinase family protein — protein MREKDLRITRNENGIRILTERMPSLRSVTTGFWVGVGSRDEPRELSGISHFIEHLLFKGTARRTARRIAEEFDAMGGELNAFSAKEYTCFYSKVLDEKLDHAFEVMTDMLLRSLMRPQDVDAERRVILEEIAMHEDSPDDIIHDLFVSALWESHPLGQSVLGSQNVIRTLGSEEITEYYRAHYLPCNIVVAAAGNVEHERVVELVDRLVDCEGGDGCPSRHPFVPEIRPHTVVYDRPTEQAHIVIGTQGLPRQHPSRFALAVLDNILGGGMSSRLFQKIREERALVYSIFSYHSMYVETGLVAVYAGTSPENVSAVLELIKEEIAHLTEKGVSEEELNRSKDHIKGNLVLSLEDSGSRMTRIGKAEVCGGEILGLDDLLARIDAVTGDDVLRLARELFGSRKMVATVIGPLGDRELQGHLF, from the coding sequence ATGCGCGAGAAGGACTTACGGATCACGCGGAACGAGAACGGCATCCGCATCCTCACGGAAAGGATGCCCAGCCTGCGCAGCGTGACCACGGGTTTCTGGGTAGGGGTGGGATCCCGCGACGAACCGCGCGAGCTCTCGGGCATCAGCCACTTCATAGAACACCTTCTCTTCAAGGGCACGGCGCGCCGCACCGCGCGGCGGATCGCAGAGGAGTTCGACGCCATGGGCGGGGAGCTCAACGCCTTCTCCGCCAAGGAATACACCTGCTTCTATTCCAAGGTGCTGGACGAGAAGCTCGACCACGCCTTCGAGGTGATGACGGACATGCTCCTCCGTTCCCTCATGCGCCCCCAGGACGTCGACGCGGAGAGGCGGGTCATCCTGGAGGAGATCGCCATGCACGAGGACTCCCCGGACGACATCATCCACGACCTCTTCGTCTCCGCCCTCTGGGAGTCCCATCCCCTGGGGCAGAGCGTGCTCGGCAGCCAGAACGTGATCCGCACCCTGGGGAGCGAGGAGATAACGGAGTATTACCGCGCTCACTACCTTCCCTGCAATATCGTGGTGGCGGCGGCGGGCAACGTGGAACATGAGAGGGTGGTGGAGTTGGTGGACCGACTGGTGGACTGCGAGGGCGGCGACGGCTGTCCCTCCCGCCACCCCTTCGTGCCCGAGATACGTCCTCACACCGTGGTCTACGACCGTCCCACCGAGCAGGCGCACATCGTCATCGGCACCCAGGGGCTTCCCCGTCAGCACCCCTCCCGCTTCGCTCTCGCGGTGCTGGACAACATCCTCGGAGGGGGGATGAGCTCCCGGCTCTTCCAGAAGATCAGGGAGGAAAGGGCCCTCGTCTACTCCATCTTCTCCTATCATTCCATGTACGTGGAGACGGGCCTGGTGGCGGTATATGCCGGGACCAGCCCCGAAAACGTGTCCGCGGTACTGGAGCTGATAAAAGAGGAGATAGCCCACCTCACCGAGAAGGGCGTGAGCGAGGAGGAGCTGAACCGCTCCAAGGACCATATCAAGGGCAACCTAGTGCTCAGCCTGGAGGACAGCGGCAGCCGCATGACCAGGATCGGCAAGGCCGAGGTATGCGGCGGAGAGATCCTGGGCCTGGACGACCTCCTGGCTCGCATCGACGCCGTCACCGGCGACGACGTCTTGAGACTGGCCAGGGAGCTCTTCGGATCCAGGAAGATGGTGGCCACGGTCATCGGCCCCCTGGGCGACAGGGAGTTGCAAGGACACCTTTTCTGA